Below is a window of Pogoniulus pusillus isolate bPogPus1 chromosome 2, bPogPus1.pri, whole genome shotgun sequence DNA.
tccaatcctgccttgaacagccccagggacggcgactccaccacctccccgggcagcccattccagtagccaatgactctctcagtgaagagagtCTTCCCTTAGCGCATGCACTCTGAACGTGTCAGGCTGGCAGgccaagggctgtggctagGCACTGCCCTCCCCATTCTTAGACTGGTACCTTCACTTGTGGTATGGGCAGTCCAGGATCTTTCTGAaccctctcctctttccttcccgTTGCTCCTCTTCTTGCTCTGCCCAAGAAAATTCAGATGGTCTTGCTTTCAGGGCATTTATACTCTCCACTTTGGCTACATTCTGCTTTGGTTTATTGGCAATAAAAACCCTGTGATTATTTTAAGTAACTCGGTCATGTCCTGAACTCGTGCTATGGAGTCTTACCTCGATGCTGTCTGTAACTCtgttcctttttccccctgtgcTTCTCAGGAGTTTCACACCCTGGCTGTGTGAGTGAGCAGTGCATTAGAAGGCAGGTTGGCCTCAGGCCGCTCCAACCCCTGACTGGGGCAGGGGCAAGCAGCGCCATGAGTACTCAGGTTGGAGCTAGCAGCTGTGCAGGTCCTCACGGGCTGCAGTGCCGAGCATCACTCTTGTGCAGATGGTGccttttctttcctggaaggctttcttttttcttttaagttaGAAAGTAGGTTTTATGTATTTGACTTTGTTTCTTGTTAATGATTTCACCACTGATCTCTCATCATTGATCTAACTACCTGCAGTGTCCTATGCAGAGTAATGCAGGCCAAGGTTGATTGTCTGGTGTCCCTGTGACCGCCTCAAGGCAGCAAGCCCTCAGCCAAATGTAATGATTTGGCATTTCCCTGTcccaggaaaaatgaaattagcCTTGGATAATAAGTAACAGTCTGGAGGGTGATCATCTGTTACTGTTTGCCTctttggagctgctggtggtgctctAAACCAGGCAGTAGGCGTTTCCACAAAGCAGAGGGCTGAGTGGTAGAATGGGTTTGCTGCTTATCTGAGACAGTTTCATCAAGACTAAAAGCAGCAAGATTTGGACAGCACCCCTGGTTTGGGTCTTTCAAGCTGTAGAATATGTGTGTAAATAGTTCATTacgttggttttggttttgttggccTCCTTATGTGTTTTTCCACTCAGTCTGGCACTACACCATTAAAACGATCTGTACAGTGCATTTGTTGGTTACCTTCCCTCTGTCCAGTGCCAGactgggagcagggaaggggcataTTTGCATTTCAAGCTTCTGGGCCTGTTTCAGAGTGTCAGAAGCAGAAATTTCAGGTGACTGCTCTTTAAAAGGCAGAGCATTCAAGTTTGTATTCAGACATGCTCCACTGAGAATGACAACATTGTTAGCTTTCTGCATGTTAACTTCTTACATGTTTGCTTTTTATGTGTCCTTGGATACAGTACCCTCTTCCTACCAGAGCTGAGCTTAGGGGAATGGTCCTTAGGAGacggtgatgctgctttgggagTTAGAGAGTAAAGGGTGCCCTGGGGAATGCTTTGCTACTATCTTTCTGATAACTGCAAATACAGTGATGTGCAGGCCATGCAGCCTGCTTGGTCCTACGGTACAGAAGGTGCTGTGCAAGCTGTCTGGCTGCACGTTATAGGGACAACTTGTCCTGCTCTGAGGACGAACACACCGAGGTGAATGAAGATTGTTCTTCAGATAGCACAAAGCCGccctggtgctgcagaggggtGCAAGCTGTTCGCTCAACAAAGCCGGTGTGTTAAGAGGAGGTTTGGACAGGTTGGGAAGCTCCGTTCAGCTTTAGCTACGACAAACGCTCATCTCCTCTGCTTCATGACCACCACCTAGTGGCACTTTCTACAGTTACGTTTATGAGACAAACGCTTCTGTTTCCTTGTCGATGCAGCACGGACAAATGACCTCCTGCACCTTCTAAGCAGCATCTAAGGAAGatcacaagaaggatgtgctTCCCCCAGACttctctttccacagcctgcaacTCGTGAACAATGGTAACACAAAACCTCACTCTGCTGCCTTCACTAACTGCTCTCCTCCATGCATTAGCTACTTACCAGTAATATTCTTTGCACTGCTgttaacaaaaaaaacaacaggatgggagaaaataattttaatgCCTGTTATTTTAATGTGCTGACATAAAAGCATCCACTGGTGAGGGCTCTGTCTCATCCAAGTAGATAGGCTCTAACAGGGCCTGAACTGTGAGCTGAAAGCACCATGGAGAGGAATCACCACCATAACTTTCCAGACTCTGTTAAGAACAAAACACTTAGATCACAGCTCCGTTATAGAGCTTGGCCAAGAGCTGGGTGGTTAGGGAAGAAGCAGTGCAGTAAGGAGTGAAGAGGGTTGCTGTTGTGTGCTTCAACTTAGAATCacggaattaaccaggttggaagagatctccaagctcattcagtccaacctagcacccagccctagccagtcaactagaccatggcactaagtgtctcatccaggctttgcttgaacacctccaggcacacgaCTCCATCACCTGCTTGGatggcccattccaatggcaaatctctctctctggcaacaacttcctcctaacatccagcctatatctcacccagcacaactttgagaatctgtccccttgttctgttgctggttgcctggcaaaagagaccaaccctcacctggctacagcctcccttcaggtagttgtagacagcaataaggtcacccctgagcctcctcttctccaggctaaagaaccccagctacctcagtctctcctcataggtctcATAGCTTCTAGGACCCAGTCCTGCCGACAGTCTCCAAGTAGTGACTAGCAAGCACataggaaaaagaaacttcTGCCACCTGCTGCCAAGGTGATGAGATTCTGACTCTGGTTCATTGCTTTGAAGAGGTGCAGAGAAAACAAATAATGTATTCCTCTAAGGAAAAGCTCCCAGACTCTTCAGCTCTGGTAGGAAGAGGGTACTGTACCCAAGGACATGTAaattaactgaaaaaaaagtcAGTATTTCTCTTCTGAGGCAGACTAACATCAACATGAAAATCCCTCACCACTGAACAAATACttaaggaaaagtttcttttgtcatttCTTGTTCCAATTGTTTTAtctgaaagaatttctttccccaATCAAAACTGTCATTGTCCACTCCAAGctaaattcttgttagcagagacATGCAGTACTATTGACTTTAATATTGCAAAGTAAGTTGCTCTTCTAGGGAGGAAATTGCTGCTTTTCAAAGCTATTTCCTGCCTCATAGGTACAGAACTAAACCATCAAACAAATGTGTTTCAAACTGGATGTACTTCGCCTTTTGCTGCTTTAAAATCCAAGCCAACAGCAGTCactcaacagagatgttgaggtgctggaaggtgtccagagaagggcaacaaggctggttgaaaggcctggagcacaaaccctatgaggagaggctgagggagctgggggtatgcagcctgcagaagaggaggctcaggggggacctcattgctgtctacagctacctgaagggagattgtagccaggtggggttggtctcttctcccagacaacaagccacagaagaaggggacagagtctcaagttgtgctgggggaggtctagcctggatgtttgggggaagttgttggcagagagagtgattggcaatggaatgggctgcccagggaggtggtggaggcaccgtccctggaggtcttcaagaaaagcctggatgaggcacttagtgccatggtctagatgactgtctaggtctgggtgctaggttggactggatgatcttggagttctcttctcaacctggttgactcgttgattctatgattctatgaaatctttgctgggttttttaCTTCATGTTCTCTTCTACtttttctgcttcattttccCCTTCATTTGATTCTGCTTCACCatttacattttctttctcctttcatttTTAATTAGTGACAACCAAGAAATAAAATAATCTCAAATACCTCACGAGACTAAggatttttctgcttttttttgtttggctttcagAATCTCTAAAAGAGCTATTTTTTTCTGACAAATGCtttggcaaagcaaagcagaacctGTTAACAGCATTGCAGAAACAAGCCTTTGCATTATTTGGCAAAAATCCACAGGCAGGACTCAGAAAATCTCACTTAGTTCACAGTAGAATTGTTTTAGAATTAAGTATTAATCACAGAAAACACTTCATGTGAAGAATGAAAAGGCATTAATTGCCCCTGCCTTCAAAAGCAGGTGCTTTGTCATTAGCAGCAAGAGCTTCTCTTCACCTCTTGCAGGGTAtacctgcagccaggctgtctCAATATTGATTTGAGGCAGGAACATCAGCTTCAGGAGACATACCAACTGCTGAGAAGTCTTTCACTGATGGCAATGCTGAAACAGAAGGTGCCACACTTCAGTGACACTCAGTCACCAAGTTGCTGGGTTGGCATTTAAGAAGGAAAGCAATTACAATAAAGGGGAAGTGACGTAAAATCACACATAAGGCATCTGCTTGGGCTGGGAAATTTGTAACTGAAGCCTGCTGTGGCTAATTACACACATTGACTATATTAAGCACTAAACTAACTAAAGAATGGATGTTCCTGGTTCAGTGGCACTTTGGAATGGCATTTTCATTGGTACATCACTGATGTCAGCGCTTTGGAAATCCCTCTAACAGCAACGTCAAAGTCACCTTATGGACATTGTGTTAATTACAGGTGAAATCGTGGTGTTGCTGAAGGCAGGGAGACTTCACTGTAGCCAAAGATTTaatgccctgccacagcttttcAAAGAGCACATGAAATCTGGGTGAGATTTTCTGAATGCCAGACCTGGATCGTTTTGGCAGAAGCTGTGTGAAGTATTTGGCAATTTAAGATCATAAGTTATTTAATAGGATAAAATGATGACAGGTGGGTACCTTTACTAAACTATGTGAAATGTTTATAAGGGGTATGTAGCTCTTTattgctcttctcccaggcaagcagcaatagaataaggggacagtctcaagttgtgccaggggaggtataggctggatgttaggaggaagttgttggcagagagagtgattggcattggaacgggctgcccagggaggtggtggagttgccatccttggaaggattcaagaaaagcctggacgaggcacttagtgccatggtctggttgtctgggtgaccttggagatctcttccaacctggttgattctacaacaCATTAGGCAATCTAGAAGGGTATGTTTAAAGGCTGCATGATTGTATTTTTGAGTGTGACAGCTGGTTTTAAGGGGACTGGAAACAAAGTGGGGTTCTGAAACTTTTTGGGAAGCGTATGATGCACGATGGAGAGATGGTATCTGTATGTTGCAGCTGGCAAGGTGGCCTGAATGTCAGAGCAGAGGGAACTCTCTAGTGAGCTGCAGATACCGTGCATCCAAAGCATTCATTCTGAAGCTGCCCATGACCACGATGCATTCTTTCTCAAGCTTCTAAGTGTTGCCATGCCTTTTTTGTATTGTTGCCAACAGTTTGTTACTAAGTTTTCTTCTTTAAGCAAGCAGGCAATAATGAATACTCAGGTGGGTTTGTAGACTGAGCCGCAGGAAGGCTGCTTGCATCGGTCAGGGGTTAGGGTCTTTTGCTGCCTTAGTGCTGCCGAGTTGAAGCACATTTAGGCTTCCAAAAGGGAACTGTGATGTTTTCAGTTGAACACACCGCTCCTCATCGACAAaagatacccgcctgaacatgagccagcagtgtgcccaggtggccaagagagccagtggcatcctggcctgcatcaggaatggtgtggtcagcaggagcagggaggtcattctgcccctgtactctgcactggttagacctcaccttgagtactgtgttcagttctgggccccccagtttaggagggacactgagatgcttgagagtgtccagagaagggcgacgaggctggggagaggccttgagcacagccctacgaggagaggctgagggagctgggattggttagcctggagaagaggaggctcaggggagaccttattgctgtctacaactacctgaggggtggctgtggccaggaggaggttgctctcttctctcaggtgcccagcaccagaacgagaggacacagcctcaggctgcgccaggggagatttaggctggaggtgaggagaaagttcttccctgagagagtcattggacactggaatgggctgcccggggaggtggtggagtcgccgtccctggagctgttcaaggcaggattggacgtggcacttggtgccatggtctggccttgagctctgtggtaaagggttggacttggtgatctgtgagatctcttccaaccttggtgatactgtgatactgtatcaCCGGGAGCCACCGCGGTGGTAACGTGTAGGGGCGGAGCGGTCACCCGCCGCGCTCCCGCCTCCGCCCCGGGCGTCGCTCTGACAGGCTCCTTCCCGCCGTGCCAGCGCATCTTCCAGGTCCGCCTGGTCAGCACCCAACCGCCCGCTGCTCCCTAGCCTTCACCACGGCTCTCGCACCCGGGCTCCGATCCTTTCTCACGCTCCCGCCCCGCCCGGTCcgttccctccctccctccctgctctccgCCCCACGGGAGCCGCTCCCGCCCCAgcccgcgccccgccccgcgccccCAGAGGCGCTGCCGCGTGCCCGTCTCGCCCCGCCATGGCCCGGCGACGGCGCGCGCGGCTCCCGGCTGCTGGCGGCCGCTGCCCTCCGGCGGGCAGGCCGGGGGGAGCCGCGGGCTCACCGAGCAGCCCCCCTGCAGGTAGGACCGGAGCCGCCCTGGGCTCCTCATGCAGCCCCGGTGCAGGTAGGGCCGGGACCGGGGCCGCCTCGGGCGGGCTGCGCGGGAGGTGCCGGCAGGGAGGATGTTGCCGCCTGTGACGGCCGCTTTCTCAGGGGCGGGCGGGCTCAGGGGAGCCGGTGTCCCGTACCGCGGGACCCCCGTGCAGCCTGGCTCCCCGGGCGGCTCACgagtctctggggctgctgacaCGGGCCGTCCGCAGCAAGTGCGTATCTCCGGGACGAGCGGCGCTGTCCCGCTTCAACCGGCGCTCTCGCACCTGCCGCCCCATGCCCGCCCTTCCcggggggctgtggagggacgACAGGGGTCGGAAGAACTGGGCCGGGGGGTCCCTATCGGCGGAGCCGCCCTGTCTCTTGGcgggctggcagtgcctgtgGCCGGCCTTCGTGCAGCGGGGGGCACtgtgccgccgccgctcgccgtGGCGCGGGCAGAAGGAGCCTGCTGTGCTCAGTCTTCTGGGCGTCTGGAGAGCCGCACCTCGGGCCTCGCAGCGTGACCTGAAaaccttttccttctgtttccctTCCCTTGGAGACATTTACCTGAGCGTTGGAGCGCGGCTGAGGAGGGCTCAGGGCGGTGTTGGGCAGTACCGGGCAGCGTGTAGCGGTGTAGTACGAGCGGGGTACCTGAGCTCGCTGGAGATGGTGCCAGTGCAGGCGGGCAGCGAGCACACTTGCAAGCTGTGGAGCTGACGGACCGAAGCAAGAAGCTAGCACTGGCCCTCGGTTTGCTTCCTGCCAGAGATTGACCTTTTGGAATGGCAGCTGTTTTCCCAGCGTGTCTCTAGCCCGCTCCTGAATTTCTGCTTATTGTAGGGATGGATTGGCTGCGTCTGAAAGGGCTTGGAACCCACTGCAGCCAGGCGACCTGGTGTGGTGTGAGTGTTTCTTAACTTGCCTGGCAGTGAGTTGTGTCTTGGTGAGGCTTATCTGTCGCTGCAGTGGAGGTGACCACCGCTAACAAGGGAGGAAGGGATGACAACAAAAAGTTTTTTCAGCTTAGTTTGGGTAACAACTTAGTTGTTTGAACTTTCTTCCCCTTGGTCATCGAAACAGGCTGGAGGTGGACACCTTTATTCCAACTGCAGTATCTGTAACTCCCTTCGGGATCCAAGAGAGCTCAGAACTTTTGTTTTTACTTCATATTTTTGggttctttctttgttttgatgGGACTTCTTTTTGGGGTGAAGGGGGATGTTCCTCCTTACTTCCTTTACAAATGTATGGTGTTTAAAATATGGAagtaaggcttttgacacttAAACTCCAAAATGTAGCTGCTTCTTAAAACTACAGAATCCAAATTGctttggaaacaaaaccaaaacagacaaaaaaaaaaccccaacaacccaaaaacaccaccaccaccaaaacacaaaccaagcaagcaaaagTTTTCTGGTGCATTCCAGAAGTATCCATGTTGTAACTGTTCTGCCACAAGTGTGTATGAGCAGGTTTGGCAGCCAATATTTTTGAGTCAGTGCAAATATTAAAGTAGGTTAAAGTAGTAATTTGGAATAACTTTATTCTGTGGGCTTGTTGGTGGAACACTGAATCCCTGAGTGGCCCCTTAGCATTTAGATAACTGGCCTCATTTGGGGTATCCTTCCTCCCAACACAGTTTGAAAACTGGTCTGGATTACCCATGATCAGAACAGGAGCCTTGCTGTAACCTCTCAAAATAAGGATAAATACATACTAAGCTTATTTCTTACTCTCACCTTTTTTGAAACTCAAAACACCCTcatggagagggggaaaaacatATTTATTTCAACAGGATGTTTTAGATAACTCTGCACAGTCTCTGCTCAGGATTGCATTTTCTGACATGCCTCAGAACCTAAATTGTTATTGTTAGGTCGTCTGTAGCTTAATTAGAGCTCATTGAGTTTGTGATTGGCAGGTATCTTAATAAAATATAATTAACCATGTTAGAACCCAAGTACAAGATGAGTGTGCAGCTAGGTCTTATCTGTGTTGCTAGGTTTGCTTTGGAATACCTTGAGCAAATCATGACACTTTTACTGCTCTTAGTGACGTTGTTCCACAGTCTGAAAGTGTTTACAGGTTGGTTTGATTTGCTTGCCAAAATTTTAATTGGGAACTATTACATCTCAGATTAATGGGGGAAGAATGAATATTAACATTAGAAGGTACTAAGATTTAATATAGCTAGCAGGGGCCAAAGCCCTTCTGACTCCTTAATCGCTTGGAGGCTGCTGTGAGTGTGCTGTGGTAGAGGAGTTTATTGgatgtctctggctgcctgctctctgtgtgtgcttAAAAATGAAGCACAGTTAAATATGGAGGCATGATTGCTTGCTAATTACCTGAGGTATGGGTGTTGGGGCTTTTTCCAAGTGTACACAGTGTAgtatgtgattctgtaattaattTTACATACAttgttggatttttgtttgttttcttgcagcCAAAGCTGGAGGTATCAGAGTGTctaaaaagcaagaaaacagaCACCTAGAGAAAAGTGCTAAACCTCCAGGAAAAGACAAGAGAAGGTATTGCACTACAGAGCTTGTTTtgtcctgcccccccccacagtTAAAAGTTTTATGTGGGCTGAGGTAATACCCACTTTTTTGCAGAAAAATGTTCCCTTTGGGAAGCTTGTAGTTCCCTTGGGACATATCTAGAGTTGCTGTTATTTTGAACACCTAACTCCCCTCAATTGTTGTGTCTTCAGACATCAGCCAGTATGCTGATAAGGGTTTGTTCAAAGgggcctgttccagtgatttGCTCTTGGAAGATATCTGCTGTCTCTGGATAGTTGACCTTGCTGTACAAGGAAGCAGTGTACATCTCCTTCTCCACGGGATGATTAAGAAATTTGTGAGGAAATGAAAGACTGAATTTAAGCCATCTGAAAATAGTACCTTGTACTAAAACTTCTTGCCTGACAAACTGCTGTggtcaaaggaaagaaaaaaagcaaaagcagaggagGGATATTTTTTACATTTGGTCTCAATTGGAATCAAGAAAATTATGAAGTCAGATTCTGTAGTTATCAGTGCTCAGCTTCTGTGAAGCTGCTCAAcagtacaaaaaaaaatcccatttgAGATATCTGATATTTTATGGAGAGACTTTGGTACAAAACTCTACGTCTAAATAAAATGGCTTGCAACACTGACTGCGCTGCTCTATTCTGGAGGAccatgagggttttttttaaatgattaaATGATTTAGCTCCAAATCCTAACTTTGTGTTACAGAATGTTTTGTGTGGTCTGTGCAATGGAAGTG
It encodes the following:
- the DAPL1 gene encoding death-associated protein-like 1, whose protein sequence is MARRRRARLPAAGGRCPPAGRPGGAAGSPSSPPAAKAGGIRVSKKQENRHLEKSAKPPGKDKRSALVSLSKHRNVDLLVAEVLNKMSHKVHATALQVAHQKPQPALEKFILPKRIYIIQQPRRC